A part of Lycium ferocissimum isolate CSIRO_LF1 unplaced genomic scaffold, AGI_CSIRO_Lferr_CH_V1 ctg27984, whole genome shotgun sequence genomic DNA contains:
- the LOC132043720 gene encoding uncharacterized protein LOC132043720 — translation MEAPEFTKNMQDNWLELGRSPPPELLRKTHLKANNEFVDKSKTAYVSDVTLSTFIWMMLSYLRLHLYLSLKIDPANLLQLTFQKFIWMKWVGLRRRTFMVLVFKHLSMGMLVNPPRSTSRL, via the exons GAGGCTCCAGAATTCACCAAGAACATGCAAGACAActg GCTAGAACTGGGAAGATCACCTCCACCTGAGCTTCTGAGGAAGACACATCTCAAGGCGAATAATGAGTTTGTGGACAAATCTAAGACCGCATATGTAAGTGACGTAACCCTTTCTACTTTTATCTGGAT GATGCTGTCATATCTAAGATTACACCTGTATCTTAGCCTGAAGATTGATCCAGCGAACCTCCTACAATtgacttttcaaaaatttatttggATGAAGTGGGTGGGATTAAGAAGACGCACCTTTATGGTGTTGGTCTTCAAGCACCTTTCTATGGGCATGTTGGTGAATCCTCCGCGTTCGACATCTCGACTTTGA